A segment of the Rhizoctonia solani chromosome 12, complete sequence genome:
agtgactggaggggggcAATTTTCAAAGGCGCGTTTGTTATCTCTTTTGACCTTTGACAATAGtcccacgtagaagacattgtggatgcGCATAGTTGAAGGAAGTTTGAGTTGGTAAGCAtggttggagatttttttgGAGACTTTGAACGGTCCCAGACGTTGTTCCGTCAGTTTGGGGCTCAAGGTTTTTAGGTTAACGTTTCTGGCGTCAAGCCATACTTCTTCCCCTACTTCAAATTTGGTTGGGCTTCCTTCCTTTCCAGCGGTCATTTTTGTCttggattgccggagtgcagCTTCCACTTCTCTCCACTGAGATTCCATTGTCTGAGCTAGATCATTGGCTTCCGGTACATCTGTTGGTATGTTGGACGGGGTCAGGGAAGGCTCCCATCCATATAAGGCTTTGAACGGTGTTTTCCCAGTACTGCTATGtacggcgttgttgtatgcaaattccgccattgggagccaccttgtccagtcccgttgattgATACCGGAGTAagcccttaggaagtgttcaatagaGGGGTTCACTCATTCTGTCTGTCCGTCGCTTTGTGGGTGGTacgctgaggagaagtgTGGATCAATGCCTAATTGTTTGTACAGTGCTTGTatgaacttgttgttgaagactcTACCCCTATCCAATATTGTTTTTTCCGGCATTCCATGACGTTTCCacacgtgttccaggaacagtTCCGCTAGCTCAGgtgctttgagcttcttggaacatttgacaaagattcCGTATTTTGTGAAACTGTCTATTATGACCAGTATGGAGTTGTTGTTCCCGTCCCTTGGtagtgtcacaactaagcttggacctatgatacaagtggcttaaagtccgtggccctatcaccaatggactatgagaacaagaggggcaacaagggcccagggggtatgatttagggtagagggcaacaaaggcctggtaagtgatgcttaagtaaagtgcactaggctcaacaagggagcagggcaatgggtaggtaagaactcaggtgaattgacaaagaggtcaagtcttgctgttttagcggcaacttgacctggcttatatacatgaggaaagccacatcaaaaacaacagtactaaatagtgagtgttatagagtagggttttagggactaagtaattaagtacaaaatataataaagtgattaatagatcagttatctatggatataaaaggcaatagactagctatataagggtaaattaggttagtaatcagggtgatccctacacttaacaagtaatcaaacgattactgcagatgcaggtggttggttatgcttatacctatagtatgaaagttagtattgagtcttagttacctactataatttatctggatttgttagtaatttatttgactgagatcgcactcagttaaggtgtatatgccgctctcaaggccttaaactctcccaactgacttactcaagaggttcagggtcgccctagagcctttcctagctacccagtatctgttgggaccttgctagaggctatatgcgccgagataccttacaggttaagttcagtgagcttaagaggctaagaaagcgaaataagacactctaaactaagttaagaagatctaatagatcttcaagttcacacaaggggtaagaatgggatgaaaagaaggttgtattcaaagggtctccctcagggggtttatatacccctgagggagaacaa
Coding sequences within it:
- a CDS encoding Retrotransposable element Tf2 protein, with amino-acid sequence MAEFAYNNAVHSSTGKTPFKALYGWEPSLTPSNIPTDVPEANDLAQTMESQWREVEAALRQSKTKMTAGKEGSPTKFEVGEEVWLDARNVNLKTLSPKLTEQRLGPFKVSKKISNHAYQLKLPSTMRIHNVFYVGLLSKVKRDNKRAFENCPPPVTVDGEEEYEVEGITDMEERNGKWFFRVKWKGYGSEENTWEPRENLKNAKKILEKFEKEMKKKALGAAKALRGGAVL